TTATGCCGAGCACGGGTCAGGTACCGTCGCTGTCGGCGCTGCAGCCTCCACATGACGACGCGCacaacaaccaccaccaccatcacccaGCAAAAGACCAGTACCGGGTCGTGGTACTTGGAGCCGCACGGGTGGGCAAGACGGCCATCGTGCACCAGTTTCTGTACGACGAGTTCCCCGTCGACTACTTTGCCACCGTGGAAGAGGTGAGTGATCGGGCTGGCACCCTCTGGCCTTCTAACAAGCACGCGCACGGACGGGCGGGCGGTCAGGTAGGCAGTGCCGGGCAGTGCAGGGCAGGCGAAGTCTTAACTATACTACCACTTAAGAAACCTAAATAGTGCACCCCCTAGCAGCAATTGGGGATGACTTTAAATTGAAGACGAATGCATTACTCAGTTTATTTTAAAGACGAATATCATCAACACAGTGGTGGTAATGCCAGGATTTCCGCTAAGCGGAGAAGCCATCGCTGCTGCTAAGCTTCATTTTTGCATTTGCATCAGCGTAAAGAGAAGAGCTGTGAAAGTGAAGTTAGTGACGCGAGATGGACAGTGTGATATCCGATCGGGGCAATTTGCCGCTTCCTCCAGAAATGctcctgaatatatatatatatatatatatatatatatatatatatagctatacAGCTGGCATATGTATGTCTACCTAATTACCACGTCACGGCGCGTCAGTCATAATTCCGCATGTGAAAAATAGCCCTGCTTTCAGTCCCATTCACGTATTATCGCCATCGCCCAAAAAATGCCTGGCATTACGACGCCTGACTCACCGGGCGACGTGTAAATATCTATTCTGGTATATATGCTGCAGCAGTCGTGCGTGTCGGTCACTGAAGGAAGTATTGTGCTGACGTAACAAACGTGATGTTTATCACAgcgcggtgagtgagcaccgctGTGACCGAGCGACCTGAGGTGGATAAAAAAAAGGAGAGTGAACAGCGGTTGACAAGGTCTTCTTGGGCGCATTAGTGTAGCATGCGGTTTCttgtttagactgcactatcttcggatCGTCCCAGATTTTTTAGACTGGACTACATTCGGAATTGGTCGGCATTTTCAGCATAGTAAAGCCACATTTCCGGTTCCGCTTTCAGGAGTGCGCAGTTCGAACGAGTGCACTTGGGATTCATTTCGGCCTTTTGGCGCTTATTGCACGCTATTATTGCTCCGTGCATAGATATGCAAAcagtgcgttctttttttttttcaagctttatTTTAACGCCTTTTTTGTTGTCCTACATGCACTTGGACACCTCAAATTGTCTAAGTGCATGACCCATATGCCACGAACCCGAAATCTATCTGTACAAAGACGTTATCTTCGCAAAAGTTTGAACGTGGGCTAGCCGACGCATCGCGACAACTTGAATTACCCTTGAGTGTTTGCTGGTTTAAAATATTGCGGTCTTTTAATAGGACTCTTATTTCGAGAGTGACAAAGGACTTCACGTGAAGTAACTGCAGGTACACTTTACCGTGTGTTTCGTGACCTTACAAAATTTTATCAAGCAAACATAGACCCATAGTCTTGTTTATGCTTCATATTCGTAAAAAAATATTCAGAATTTACTCTAGATATGTCACTGCCTGTGATTAACGTGTGCGGGTGGATATCATTTGCAAGAAATACAAAATCCTTGTATTAAAGATTATAATAATTACATCAATAAACTTCATCGAGGACATTTTACGGAACATATTTATACTGCAAAGTTGAATACAATTATCATATAAGTCGAGCAACATATTGCTTCTACGATCGAAAATGGTCATGTAAATCAAAATAACTCTCATCAACATATGTGTTTATTTCACCTCATTGCACACCTGAAGTGCTGAAGTATTGTTCCGAAATTGTTTGATGTGCCAAATTTTATGCGACCCGcctgacaaaaaaagaaagggcaaTCATGGCCAAACCTGACTGTTTCTTCTTTACTCGTCTTTCTCACTGACGCAGTTCCACACGGGCGAATACGATTTTAATGGTGCCTCGCTCACGCTGGACATCGTGGACACGAGCGGCAGCTACCCGTTCCCGGCGATGCGGCGGCTGGCCATAACCACAGCCGACGCGTTCGTGCTCGTTTACGCCATCGACGACCCAGAGTCGTTCGAAGAAGCACGCGGCATCCACGACCAGATCGTCGAGCTGCACTCGGCCAAGGCACCCGTGGTCGTGGTGGGCAACAAGTGCGACCTGCCCGCCGCGGTGCGTCGCGTCAGGCGAGAGGTCGCCGAGACCATCGTCTCCATCGACTGGGAGCACGGCTTCGTCGAGTCCTCGGCCAAGGAGAACATCAACGTGCTTACCATCTTCAAGGAACTCCTTGCTCAGGCCAAGATCCCGTACGACCTGAACCCGGCCGTCGTCAACAAGAGGCGTCGATCGCTGCCCGTCTACCCGACTAGCCCGACCATCAAGGACAAGACGCTGCTCAAGCGGAACAGCTGCGCCGTGTCATAGCTTCGTGGACTTCGTCGCTAGTGTTATGATAACCTCTGAACTAGCGCATTTATCTgcagtgccagtgattgtgatgTTTCTCTGCCTGTGCTCCTGTACGAAACTGAGCGCGCAAATTGGCAGTGAAACGAAGAACATCAGTCTGTTCAGGGCGAACACTTTCATCAGTGATAAATGCCAATGAACTAAAGTCAGCGTACAGGAGAAGCCAAACCTGCAAGAACGTTATCCCCGCGAGGTTTTCGAATAAATGAGAAAACTGTAACCGTCTTACAGGTGCCAACTCTTGTGTCCTTAACAACGCAGAGACAAAGAGTGAAGTTGTGTAGAGGGGAACATTCTGTATAAAAACGTCGTTGGTTCCAGTACGTAGCCTGTGGAAACAATGCGAAAAAGAAACCCTCGTCTGTTCAAGAGTGACTGTTCTGCGCTAACATGACGGCTCCGGTCTGCAGTTGACTTCGAGCCTGACACCGTGTAAACTGAATTTGGAGCTGTGATGTTGAGCAGCCTTGCGCCTTGACCGCGCACATGCTCTAATAAAAGAAATCCTGGTCGATAGACTGATCCATATAGCTTGCTGTTGACGTTGTTCTTCTCTATGATGTCCGACAGATTAAGGTTCAAGCTGCAGATGAATAATTGATACGTACCTGTATATGGCGTATGGGATTATACATTTTGCACTCCGAGCAAATTCTTTGTGGTAGAATTTCGCTAGTCAAAGGCGAAGCTCCAAACGCCTTGTAGGCGCAACCTAGGAAGCCCAGCATGAGAAAAAAACAATCACCCTATACTGAGAGCATGACACGTAGAAGCAGCCTAGACTTCGGCGCTATCCTGTTGTGTAGTAAGCAACGACTTCTCGGGAGCATCGACACATCCTTTGCGTCACAAGGGCTATTCGGTCAGGAATATTGTACTCAACAGGGTCATCACACTGCGAACATGAACTGCGTGGCTGCGTATGATCCAGTCATGATCATGAACTGGGCCGCTGTGAATAAACGCGGGGAAAATCTGATGCCTGAGCACTGTTCAGCCAGTTTCTGTTCCATAAGAGGACTTTTGCATGTTGTCCTAATAAACTGGCGCATTTTATACATTACATTTCTAGCTAGAACTTTTCAACTACGACTATTGCTTCTTCTAGTTCATTCATTATAAACACTGATGTGCGCGTATGTTTAAGGAACCAAACAGCGCATTCGCAGTTGACGTCTGATCAGGCAGCACTTAGCACTCTTGGGCCTTTTCTCGAAGCCGCAGCTAGTTGCCCATGACAAGTCCAAAAATAAGTTAGAGGAGGTGCTACTACAGACTACTGAAGGCAATCTGAGGTTTACGTTTAGAGTGCACTGCCAGTCTACCAGTTTAACGCATCGCGCTTTTCATCACATAAGCGGAACAAAATGGGAGCATTTCAGAACAGCAGTGTAAGGGCACCGGCTTTGGCAAAAACGTTCTAGCATGCGCGTTAGAATTACAGGCTGTCGGATTACTTCAGGTTAACCATTATTTACTAACCTATTTTTCTTTTGGGGAAATCATGGTGAAGGCGACAAACGCTGACAGAagttgaaattttttttttcaaaattacaGCTTTCTGGTCTAACTTTACATGCTGCTCTGTTGCAGCATCACCTTTTGTCCGCGTGTGCAGGGAAGGGTTCAATATAGCAAATGGCATGCTACATTGCCTTCTTCTAAACTGAAGCTATATGCTACAGAAGTAAAATTTACGCAAACCATAGCCATCTGACGGGTCGTTTGGGTGTAAAGGTTCTGAAGTAATGAATGATATTTTCAAGATGTGTTTAAATAAAGCAAGTATAGTATATCACatacaatttttaaaatttctcaCAGGCTCACTTCGAGATGCTCGtgaattttaaatttttttggaGTCGCTTTATCATCCTTCTTTTACAGAACACTTCTCAAGGAGAACTTTAGCCACTCGAGTTCTTCTggacaaaataaagaaaagtaaGACAAATTCTAGGGGCCTTAGCCATAAGCTGCCTTTCCTTCCAGCAAATGTTGATTGTATTCAAGCCGCAGGAGCAAAATTGCAATTGTCAATGGACTTTCGGGTCACCTATATTGTCTTACAAGCCTGATTTATATATACACAGGGCAAAATATACAAAATAGTTTGGAGTGTAACTCGTAAACTTTTATCAAATATATCGTCTGCCAGCAAATCACTACAGAACGGCGACATTATGAGCAATTATAACACGAGACACACAAACCAGGCACTCATTACCCCTCGCTTTCTCCTGATTAGCACACGCATAGTGACAAATTCATTAATTCATTATTGTATAAGGTTTACGATCTTTCTGTCTGTTCCGTATGCTTATTCAAGCTGGCCTTTCATTATCAAATAGGTGACTGTGAAATTGGCGCCGATGGCGCCACCCGTGCTTTTGAGCACCTGAAACGACCGCAGCATTTTGAGCTTGTCGTAAACCGGGAAGATTGAGTCGCTCAAGTTTTCCGAATCtctgctgaaaaaaaattaacgaCAAATGTTTCCAATGAACTTTGAGTATTGTGAGCATTTTGAAAAGCCACAGTAAAGGCTAACATAGCGTAGCTCATTCACCTAGACGCCTGACTTTCATCGAATGTTCCTGCAGGCAGGGATGGAACAGTGAAGTTACCAGAGAGCTTTTAGTTTACTATTATATTGACAAAGCAACGAATGATTACGCTTGAAACTCGGCGGGTGCTTTCGGGTGGTGGTTGCTTTCAGATACAGTACTCTTAAAACTAGTACGTAAACACACGGAATGTATACCTTTCTACAGTTTAACTAAATATCAACATAACGTTTATTGCAATAGACTGTGAAAATTTACAGCTGCGCTTGCCGACAAGCATCTGTCGAATGTAATAATGAAAACAAATACAACCAAAGCATTAGCACCCATGTTCTAACTGGAGAAAAAAACTGAACACACTGTAAATCCTTCTTCAGAGTTACCCGCAGCGTATGCCACTCCATGGACCGAAAGCACCGTTGCTTCATCGTGGTCACAGAGCTCATGCTTCGAGCAACCTATTTCAGCCACCTACTTGTTCTTTAAAAAAATACAGCACATTCCAGAAAATCATTTTAAAAGCAAATTTCTTAAATTCCAAGCGCCTAATATGTCGTCAAATGTTCAGTCTTGATGGCAAACAATGTCACCGGTCGCTAAATGAGAGAACTGGTCGCTAAACGAACAGAAATGTCGCTAAATCTAACGACTAAATTGCTAGAATGGCAAACACTTATTTTAGATTGGTTTACATTACTCTGAGAAAGCCGGGAACGTGGGGAAATATACCCATTCCACGAAAGCAATCCTGCAGCTTTCGCACAGGAAACCCGATCACTGCAATATCACGCAACAATGCCTTGATTGGGCGTAGGGTGATCAATCATAGGCACCGAGATAAGCGTCTCCTTAAGGTTTTTATACGGTTTCAGCGCGTGGTGCAGCACAAGATGAAGATTTTAGGGTCGTCATGAAAGACACGAAGGACGATCGCCGCCAACAACCGCGAGGGCAGACATTGCAAAATGGTCCGTAATACTCAGAGAGAAACTGCGCACCATGAATCAAATTAGGAAGTGCCATGATTTAAAATGATCCATCACGTTGAAGGGCTCTTCATTCAGTGCCAGCAGAGAATTATCGATGCTCCGAAACACCGCTGACCTAGAATGTCAATGTCCTAATTTCCATCACTAATGCACTCTCGCCACGTCATGTGGAAAGCGGGCTAAACAATCTTCGTGCTTCGAGAGTTGGAGGAGTAGTTGGGAGCAGGTCTGAGAAAGTTTCAAGGTCGCCTCGTCGTTGGTGGCTAGAGACTTGAAACCAAGCTCCCGGTTTTGCTTGACCTTCGTTTCTAGCGCGTTACGCAGGCAGTAGGCACCCCTGTGAAATTTATGCAGTGCAGCCAGTCTGATTGACTTACTTGGTCCTTGCCTCATCCTGTAATAATCTGACTCATTGATTCCTTAAATTCGGAGTTAGTGGGCATTTCAGTCCGAGTGATTTAATTTGTTACCAAATGCACATTACAACGGTAACAGGACTCTAACTGCACGTACGGTTGCCGCATTATTTAACAGTATACCGCGGGAACGTCGACTAGCCGGCCGGTGAGCGCCTTCTAACGACATGAAGTGACCAGATCGATCACCAGGAACTTGTTGATCACTTGCTGGTCTTTCTTGTTCGCGCTGATTGCCTCGCTTCGCGCCGTTATAAGACGTTCGACGGCCGGCCATTTGACGCTCGCACGGTACCGTTAAAGATTCGTGCGACTGTGCATCATAGGGAAGGTTATTCAAGGTCCGCAGATTTTAAATAAGCCACTTTGGTGGGATTAAAAAAGCACTCACTTGTGTACCTCCAAGTCTCAGCGATTCCAAACGGAATAATGTAAGATAATTACACTCGTAGAAATGTGCAGAGGTTTTTTGGTCGTTCTCCCTTCAATTAAGCCAGGTTTACTTCATAGCAATTATTTAATTTGTAGCCAAATAATGATTTTTCCCGCGATTGCGGTTGGTTAAAATTTTAAAGGTTTATCGAGTTGAAACCGCACTAGTGAAGAAGGTAAATCGCATTTCCCGTCTCCATGCAAGTGGATTACATGAGGATGGTTCCTGGAGGAATGTCATCCGAGAATGATCTGAGAATCTTGTCATCTGATTCGTGCTTCGAAACTCGAACCATCGTCGGTTCCGTTCGCTATCGTTGCTGCTTTGTACTAAACCTTTTCGTTAACTTCTTTGTCAATGTGAGGCCACTTTCTGGGCCTctcgcttatttttttttcttacactaATTTGATCAATTTGAGCGCCTCATTTTTTTAGTAAATGCTATGTAGAATCCTCCAACGGTAATGCCAGCGTGCTGCTGAGGAACTTCTTCCAGATGTCGTCTATGCCGCTGGCTTTATTCACATTATCGTAaaatttcttttcatttttctccGATTTCTGCTTTGCTACCTCGTCTCTTTGTCCAAGCGTTGTCTCGGCGTGTAGAACTGAATAAGCCATTTATCTCATCTTGAGGGTCGTTCCCAATTTTCAGAATGTGATCACAAGAGCCAGCTTCgacttctcttttttctttctctctttcatccTCTGTTTGTTTGATTGTGTTTGAGTATTTTTCCGAACGTAAAAGAAGCTCGCGCgtcaattttgcatgtattcgcgggctttcacgctcgggaaaacacttttatgtatcacgtattgatcgacagaaagctgtatcagtctttcatgttgctctacaattttctcatcgacacttttcatctaattataatattttagaagttgaataattaattaggactaatgaTCCAactaggcgaaatgcaaaaaaaagtaatctgagtatttccaagtgacggcaaagaacattaccttggttctatccagctacgtggtatttgcatatctTAAATCTTGGTGCAGGACAGTAggggcaccctgtatatcgcTTCAAGCAGAGATGTGTTACTCTGTTCTGGGAATCATTCGTGGAGCTCTTGGGTTAAGTAAACAAGAAAAGAAATTGCGCAAAAACTGTTGATGATTGGCAATGTGTGTGAATAGCCCGAATAAACGAAAGAACGAAGGAGCGAGCGAGTGAGCTACAGAAAATGCTCCTTCTCCCGCCTTCCCACCCCTCTCCGCTATTGGGTTGCGCAACAGCTCCCTAATCAGTGGCAGTTGTCCAGCGCTCAACCTGGGTTAATCTGGTTTTTCGCCAACTGTTCGGAGTGACTTAGTAGTTCGAGTCTACGCTGGGCACCCGACGATAACAGTGGCAGGTCAAAGGCCTACGATTGTGCCAAAACTATCAGCATACTGATTGTTCAGCACGTTTCTCTGACTCGATGACCGAAGTTACTTCTTTTAAAGCCTTGGGTATGCAGCGCAACACAGCCATTGCAGCAAGCAAGCTAAGTGGGTCCTATCTGCTGACATCAGTAGCTCGTGCTTGCGCCGGCCCCCTAAATCGACGTCTACGCTCCACGCGTTAACTATTGCGTGCACCTTTATTCTTAGCGTCAGATCAGCTGCTATTGAGATTTGCCTATTCGGCACGTCGTTCTAGCCGACAGCTTGACACTTGTGTGTTTCGAGCTTAACGTCCGTCGCATGCTCTGCCTTGCCTTCCATCAGTTCATATCCTCTCTTAAACAGCTGCACTTGTAGCCCTTGATCACTTAATTTAATACCTTCCTGAGTGAATAAACACAAGTCACAAATGTAGATATGCATCAATTGACCACACGTCTTATCCGTATAGTACCATCTTGTGCTTTGAATTTATTCTCACAGTCAATATAGTGAACAGAAAATCATTTTCAAGCCAACCATGATTGCCGCCTCAACAGTCTACCAAGGCCTTCTTTCCTGTACCCCTCCAGTAACTAATGATTGACCTGTTTGTTAGTCCCTTTTTTTCCCATCTAATTCACACTGCCTGGTTATCCCAAGCAGGCCAGTGCTGTCTGCCCAGTGTCGTATATTTTAATTCTTTCTTTCCATCTACTACTCTCATTTTAATGCCgtgttgttcatttttttttccttcttacgATACGTCATCGCCTCACTCATATAGATTTTGTCCTTCTGTGAACCGGTGGGTTACAGTACCTAAAAGCCCGCGCACAACCACCATTCAAGTGCCCATCTCGCCTTCGATCTTGAGTTTTTGTCGTTTTCGGAACAACCGACCAGGATGCCGCACGTGGCAGTCATTTGATGCGATGAGCCGCGAACCGGATATTTCCGGCGTCATAAAAACCGCGTGGAACTAAAAGAGAAGGATCGGACATACGACAGTTGATTCCTGGGGAAAATACCAAAAAAGTTAAAATACTAAAGCGCTTGTATGAAGTGGAATCCTTAACATCGCTATGTGAGAGAGCAGGCACTGGCGACAGATGGAGCGTggcacagcacaaaaaaaagtaaaaatgtGTAAAAAAAATGAGAGGGGATCAGAGCTTTACGCAGTCTCACATTGCAATGGAAGGAAAAGAAATCGATACGCTCGCGCGCAGCGGAGTCCCATCGGTTCGTCTCGTGAGTCCAGTCCTGTTGCTACACCGCATTTGCAGACTTAGAAGTTCCATAAAGTGGTCAGGACGGCTGTAAGTGTCATCCTATACGCCGCAGTCGAAGGCAGATTGCGCAGTATCGAAGACCCGTAAGTGTATGGCGAAGCCAGTCCATTGTTTCGGTGAAGCTGTCACGTGCCAAGAAACGAGGTCGTTTTTCTTACTTTTGCTTTTCCATCCACGCTTACTTCTGCCTTTCTCAGAGAAGCGTTTGAAATGAAATTTTACTAACTTCGCATAGGTTCAAACTTGCGAATTTATTGATGATGCGGCACTGCACACTATACTGAGAGTCACACattgtcatcgtcatcgtcatcattagcctattttaTGTTCCCTGCTGGACGAAGGGCTCTCCAAGCGATCTCCACTTACTTCtatcttgctctagctgatttctaatggcgcctgcaaattttccagTACCATCACCCCACGTAATTTTCTGctgccctcgactgcgcttcccttccctagGCAGACATTCTGCACTTCTGATGGCACACCGGTTACGTaccctacgcaatacatggcctgcccagctcattttttaacgtcaactagaatattggctatccccgtttgctctcttatccacactgTTCTCTTCATGTCACAACGTTACGTCTAACATTTGTCGTTTGATTGCTCTTTgcgcggcccttaacttgttctcgagtttctttgttaacctccaagctggTCCCcgtatgttagcgccggtagaatgcaacgattccGTATTTTTCAACAACAgcgataagctcccagtcaagattttataatgcctgccgtatggactccaacctatttttattcttctgtaaatttctttctcatgatgatCAGGGTCTcttatgagtaattgacctagacagaCGTACTTTTGcacagactatagaggctgactggagatcatGAATTACTGTTCCCTTGCCGGGCTATTTTACATTACCTTTACCCTTCTGCATTGATTTCTTTAACCCTACTATTACACTTTCTTGGCTAAGGTCCGCAATCTTTTGCTGCAATTCATCGAGAGTGTTGCTGAATCGGTCAGTgccatctgcgaaccgaaggatGTTGAGATATCTGCCGTTGATCatgactcctaagccttcccagtgtaataGTTTGAATACTTCCTCTTAGCATGCATTGAAGagagtgtctccttgcctgacccccttctTTATGGGTAATTTTCTGCTTTTCGTTTGGAGAAACAAGGCAGCTGAAGAACCTTTGTGGCACCTAACCTACGACGCGCGCGTGCGTATAAGTGTAAGTTCGTATGTGCACTGTATCTATGACTGCGTGGTTGTTTTTACCAGCACACTCATGCACAAATACAGTCTTGTGCTAAGTCCCGCATAAAATTATTGAGATCGTATAGCGCTGGGCACGCAAGTGATAGAGCGTGTGTCCCTACTGGTGATTGCTCGAAGCTAGGAGATCTGGCGTGCATGCGATGAAAACAGTGCGCACGAACACACATTACAAAAGAACTTGCGAAAGGCGAGCTTTCAGGGTAACACAAGAAGACTTCAACCCTTCGCTTTCAGAGACAGGACCTGTGGTATCGTGTGTACGTCGATGCGCACGTGGCGATGCTCCCGGGCTTGTCCAGGAACGGAGTCCTCTGGAGGAGTCCACGTGTCCAGACTATTTGTTGTTCGCAtcgtatctttctttctttctttctttctttctttctttcttctttctttctttctttctttctttctttctttctttttggtttCCTCGCCTTTTGGGTGCAAAAGGTGGTCATGCCTTTTTTTGCATGGATCACTTTAAATCATTACTTAAAACTTGCGGAACCCGTTAGCTTCGTGCAGTTTCCGCGCGTTTACCGCCTTTTAAACGATATGAAGAAacattactgtgccgcctgcgaatacGAGTTTgctttacaaactcctattcattcctaaatggaatggcggacagtgccaactgcagcacatgtggggTTGATGAAACCACCAAaaatctcttatgtgactgccccagatacgaagatgacaggagtgcccttcggacggctttggggcacttagacgacaggccttttacggaggagaagatatTGGGCCCGTGGCCTTGTGCGTCTGCTCTGTatagggctacaaaggcgctgctgcgttttttgaggtgcactggcCTGTGTGACCGCCtttgacgaaactcagcgatgaacgctggACTATGtaaatgtgcagggtgtgaacttcttTCTTCCGTCTTCTCATTCAATCTcttttccccttccccagtgcagggtagtctACTGGGATCAATCTGgataacgtccctgcctttcccttatgattTTTCCCTCTCGCGTGcgcatctgtgagcggcagatttatatatatatacatatatatatatatatatatatatatatatatatatatatatttgtgtgtgtgtttgtgtgtgtgtgaacacagcagtaaaaaaaaaagacccacACACCGCGCGCCTGGCCGCTCtaggcactttgcgcgtattcgcgggcttctttcacgctcggaaaaacacttctatgtagcacgtatagagcaacataaagctgtatcgcgagttttgcatgttgctctacaattttctcattggcacttttataattaggacagtatttcTCGAGTTACATATTTAATGAAAATGACTTAATTAAATCTCTGTAACGAAA
This region of Dermacentor silvarum isolate Dsil-2018 chromosome 5, BIME_Dsil_1.4, whole genome shotgun sequence genomic DNA includes:
- the LOC119454104 gene encoding GTP-binding protein Rhes: MPSTGQVPSLSALQPPHDDAHNNHHHHHPAKDQYRVVVLGAARVGKTAIVHQFLYDEFPVDYFATVEEFHTGEYDFNGASLTLDIVDTSGSYPFPAMRRLAITTADAFVLVYAIDDPESFEEARGIHDQIVELHSAKAPVVVVGNKCDLPAAVRRVRREVAETIVSIDWEHGFVESSAKENINVLTIFKELLAQAKIPYDLNPAVVNKRRRSLPVYPTSPTIKDKTLLKRNSCAVS